CGGAAAAATTTGCCGATCCGATCCGTAATCACTCCTGCAACGAAACTGGGAGGAAGACGAAGAGCCAGATCGATCAAACGCAACGGGAAGTGGATCCACCGCCCTTGCATGCGAATCCGGCCGTGACGGGGCCGTTCGAGTAAATCGTTGCCCAACAGACTTCGTATGTCCTTCAGCACTTCCGGATCGCAGGCCGGATGCAGACGATGACTGCCAAAATCGACGCGGATGCCCTCAATCTCAAAGCTTCCTGCATTGCCTCCGGCGTGCGGGTTCTGTTCAAGGACAGTTACGTCGGTCACTCCCCTCCGAGCCAGATGAAACGCTGCGCCTAAACCTGCCGGTCCGGCCCCCAAAACTACCACATGAGGCCGTTTCATCGAAGTCTAAATAAGAAAGGGGAGAAATCGTTTTGTTCGCACACAGTAATCATGGTATTCCGGGAATTTCGTTAAAAGCAATTTCTCTTCAGCAATTGCCTGGCGGACGATCACCACCGCGATCAATAGTCCCAGCAGAAACAACCAGGACTGCAACGCCAGCTGCAGGCCGATGACCAGCAGCAAATCACCCGCATAAATCGGATGCCGTACGAAACGATAGATTCCATTTGTCACCAGCAAGTGTTTTTCCGCCAGCTGTAGATCCTCAACATTCCGCCAGTTCGGACCCA
Above is a window of bacterium DNA encoding:
- a CDS encoding isoprenylcysteine carboxylmethyltransferase family protein, which encodes MPLRLLLFGGLLLHKLIWEIWKRKYPSAQQVQLKPRNPLQIVLKLIKIALLIFFLVQTLFLDVLPIKDPPSFVRNLGLILFVLGLCMSISARIHLGPNWRNVEDLQLAEKHLLVTNGIYRFVRHPIYAGDLLLVIGLQLALQSWLFLLGLLIAVVIVRQAIAEEKLLLTKFPEYHDYCVRTKRFLPFLI